The following are encoded in a window of Pelecanus crispus isolate bPelCri1 chromosome 6, bPelCri1.pri, whole genome shotgun sequence genomic DNA:
- the GPR135 gene encoding G-protein coupled receptor 135 — MRLRMEPAAAVPGNLSRGGGNESGGAAGAAAVAAAVAGWSAAALASQALALLLIFAISALGNGAVVLVIARHRQLRTVTNAFVLSLSLSELLGALLCLPLAFLSLLSRPPGAWLFGQRLCLASAALHAGLGIAATLTMALLSFDRYCAIVRQPRHKMGRRRAAQLLAAVWLAALALAGPWYGLAGEGRREARPGAYRCVYVLPWGSSRLGPPYGAALIVLCYLLPFALMCFCHYNICRAVRLAESRVRPLTTYGHLLRAYGEMRTATTVLIMIVSIICCWGPYCILGLAAAAGHLPFSPTMDAVASGMAWANGAINPLIYAARNPNISVLLRRSREGGYRTRNNMAAYLSAPGRRPELRSRADRVRERYVNRHNGPPGSAPSSSSPASGGEVAMWACKNPAVVFCRDGQPDTISEAALQAKADTVNTSL; from the coding sequence ATGAGGCTGCGCAtggagccggcggcggccgTGCCGGGCAACCTCTCCCGCGGCGGCGGCAATgagagcggcggggcggcgggggcggcggcggtggcggcggctgTGGCGGGGTGGTCCGCGGCGGCGCTGGCCTCGCAGGCGCTGGCGCTGCTGCTCATCTTCGCCATCTCGGCGCTGGGCAATGGGGCGGTGGTGCTGGTGATCGCCCGGCACCGGCAGCTCCGCACGGTCACCAACGCCTTCGTGCTGTCGCTGTCGCTGTCGGAGCTGCTGGgcgccctgctctgcctgcccctggcCTTCCTCAGCCTGCTcagccgcccgcccggcgcctGGCTCTTCGGGCAGCGCCTCTGCTTGGCCAGCGCTGCCCTCCACGCCGGGCTGGGCATCGCCGCCACCCTCACCATGGCCCTCCTCTCCTTCGACCGCTACTGCGCCATCGTCCGCCAGCCCCGACACAAGAtgggccgccgccgcgccgcccagCTCCTGGCTGCCGTCTGGCTGGCCgccctggccctggctggaCCCTGGTACGGGCTGGCGGGCGAGGGGCGGCGAgaggcccggcccggggcctaCCGCTGCGTCTACGTGCTGCCCTGGGGCTCCTCCCGGCTGGGGCCGCCCTACGGCGCGGCCCTCATCGTGCTCTGCTACCTCCTGCCCTTCGCCCTCATGTGCTTCTGCCACTACAATATCTGCCGGGCGGTGCGGCTGGCCGAGAGCCGCGTGCGGCCCCTCACCACCTACGGGCACCTGCTGCGGGCCTACGGGGAGATGCGCACGGCCACCACCGTCCTCATCATGATCGTCTCCATCATCTGCTGCTGGGGGCCCTACTGCATCCTGGGGCtggccgccgctgccggccaCCTGCCCTTCTCGCCCACTATGGACGCCGTGGCCAGCGGGATGGCCTGGGCCAATGGTGCCATCAACCCCCTCATCTACGCCGCCCGCAACCCCAacatctctgtgctgctgcggCGCAGCCGTGAGGGTGGCTACAGGACTAGGAACAACATGGCAGCCTACCTCTCTGCCCCAGGCCGCCGGCCAGAGCTCCGGAGCCGGGCTGACCGCGTCCGGGAGCGCTACGTCAACCGGCACAATGGTCCCCCAGGCAGTGCCccatcctcctccagcccagcGAGTGGTGGAGAGGTGGCCATGTGGGCCTGCAAGAACCCTGCCGTTGTCTTCTGTCGGGATGGGCAGCCAGACACCATCTCTGAGGCTGCCTTGCAGGCCAAAGCGGACACCGTTAACACCAGCCTCTGA
- the L3HYPDH gene encoding trans-3-hydroxy-L-proline dehydratase: MAAEGGGGAGGRLPPRSASGLVLQTVEMHTGGEPLRIVPRLEAAEAAVAAGGLSLLSLRQEVAATQDHVRRALVHEPRGHAGMYGAVVVRGGAAAAGAHLAVLFLHGAGYSTMCGHAVLALGRFALDYGLVAAPSSPETAVRLRCPCGPVTAFVPWDGCRSGNPVRFHSVPAFAAAIDLAIDVPGHGKVVVDIGYGGTFYAFLSAEQLGLDVCSSKTRDLVNAASAVTEAVKKQFKLHHPESEDLAFLYGTILTDGKDTFSEEPTTNICVFADEQVDRSPTGSGVTARIALQYHKGLIQLNQTRTFRSSTTGSLFTGKAVQATKFGDYNAVVVEVSGEAFYTGTATFTVEEEDPLKYGFFFK; encoded by the exons ATggcggcggaggggggcggcggtgcGGGCGGGCGGCTGCCGCCGCGCTCGGCCTCGGGCCTGGTGCTGCAGACGGTGGAGATGCACACGGGCGGCGAGCCGCTGCGCATCGTCCCGCGGCTggaggcggcggaggcggcggtggcggcggggggcctGTCGCTGCTGTCGCTGCGGCAGGAGGTGGCGGCCACGCAGGACCACGTGCGGCGGGCGCTGGTGCACGAGCCGCGGGGCCACGCCGGCATGTACGGGGCGGTGGTGgtgcgcggcggggcggccgccgccggcgcccACCTGGCAGTCCTCTTCCTGCACGGCGCCGGCTACAGCACCATGTGCGGCCACGCCGTCCTGGCCCTCGGCCGCTTCGCCCTCGACTACGGGCTGGTGGCGGCGCCCAGCAGCCCCGAGACCGCCGTCCGCCTGCGCTGCCCCTGCGGGCCCGTCACCGCCTTCGTGCCCTGGGATGGCTGCCGCAGTGGCAACCCCGTCCGCTTCCACAGTGTGCCTGCCTTCGCCGCCGCCATCG ACTTGGCCATTGACGTCCCTGGTCACGGGAAGGTGGTGGTCGACATTGGCTACGGTGGCACTTTTTACGCCTTTCTCAGCGCCGAGCAGCTGGGCCTTGATGTGTGCTCTTCAAAGACCAGAGACCTTGTCAATGCAGCGAGCGCGGTGACGGAAGCGGTGAAGAAACAG TTCAAGCTTCATCACCCTGAAAGCGAAGACCTGGCTTTCCTCTACGGCACCATACTGACAGATGGGAAAGACACCTTTAGTGAGGAGCCCACCACCAACATCTGTGTGTTCGCAGATGAACAG GTTGACCGAAGTCCGACAGGTTCGGGTGTGACAGCTCGCATCGCCTTGCAGTACCATAAGGGACTCATCCAGCTGAATCAGACCAGAACCTTTCGGAGCAGTACCACAGGGTCCTTGTTCACCGGGAAGGCAGTGCAGGCAA CCAAGTTTGGGGACTACAACGCTGTTGTTGTGGAAGTCTCAGGAGAAGCCTTTTACACCGGTACAGCCACCTTCACTGTCGAAGAGGAGGACCCGCTGAAATACGGCTTCTTCTTCAAGTGA
- the JKAMP gene encoding JNK1/MAPK8-associated membrane protein — MFHSAVDIQPACLGLYCGRTVLSVNGSVETYGDCGVCPRGQRTDDNKICRECIGSPDRYDWLYLGFMAMLPLVLHWFFIEWYSGKKSSSALLQHVTALFECSIAAIVTLLVSDPVGFLHIRSCKVKKLSDWYTMLYNPSPDYVTTVHCTHEAVYPLYTIVFIYYAFCLVLMMLLRPLLVKKIACGLGKSDRFKSIYAALYFFPILTVLQAVGGGLLYYAFPYIILVLSLVTLAVYMSASEVESFKDLLVRKKRLVVLFSHWLLHAYGIISISKLDKLEQDLPLLALVPAPALFYLLTAKYTEPSRILSEGGNGH, encoded by the exons ATGTTCCACTCCG ctgtggaCATCCAGCCCGCCTGCCTCGGGCTGTACTGCGGCAGGACCGTCCTGTCGGTCAACGGCTCCGTGGAGACCTACGGGGACTGCGGG GTATGCCCTAGAGGTCAAAGAACCGATGACAACAAAATCTGCCGAGAATGTATAGGATCTCCGGACCGCTATGACTGGCTGTACCTTGGCTTCATGGCCATGCTTCCCCTGGTTTTACACTGGTTCTTTATTGAATggtattcaggaaaaaagag TTCCAGCGCATTGTTGCAGCATGTCACTGCCTTGTTCGAGTGCAGCATTGCAGCAATTGTTACGCTGCTTGTCAGCGACCCTGTCGGCTTTCTGCATATCCGTTCCTGCAAGGTGAAGAAGCTTTCGGACTGGTACACCATGCTTTACAATCCAAGTCCCGACTACGTCACCACAGTGCACTGCACTCACGAAGCAGTCTATCCCCT gtACACCATTGTGTTTATATATTACGCCTTCTGTCTTGTGTTAATGATGCTACTTCGGCCTCTTCTGGTTAAGAAAATTGCCTGTGGTTTAGGAAAGTCTGATCgatttaaaagcatttatgcAGCACTGTACTTCTTCCCTATCCTCACCGTGCTTCAGGCTGTTGGAGGAGGCCTGCTCT ATTATGCCTTCCCTTACATCATACTGGTGTTGTCTTTGGTTACACTGGCTGTGTACATGTCTGCTTCTGAAGTGGAG TCTTTCAAGGATCTTCTTGTCAGGAAGAAAAGGCTTGTTGTCCTCTTCAGCCACTGGTTACTTCATGCCTATGGAATTATCTCCATTTCCAAACTGGATAAGCTGGAGCAGGACCTCCCGTTGCTTGCCTTGGTACCTGCGCCTGCCCTCTTCTACTTACTGACAGCAAAGTACACTGAGCCATCACGCATACTCTCAGAAGGTGGAAATGGACATTGA